A genome region from Paenibacillus sp. J23TS9 includes the following:
- the thrB gene encoding homoserine kinase, with product MIKPEGVCVRIPASTANLGPGFDTLGMALSMYSWIGMKGSKETVIHLYGNEMDGIPTDKSNLVYKVAQMVFREAGVQVPELEISMYSDIPLTRGLGSSASAIVGALFAANELIGSPLSKAKLFDMATAIEDHPDNVGASLFGGLITAIWDGLHADYIRMEPHEELEVLVVIPDFQLSTSEARKGLPAQISRKDAVYNISRSSLLVAALAQGRLDLISRAMSDRLHQPYRAELVPGMAEILENAVAHGALGIALSGAGPTLLALVERQSQRKKELETYLLNTMKAEGIRASASWLSPSRKGALLIGSMPSGSFLEMIKGEVKA from the coding sequence ATGATAAAACCAGAAGGCGTATGTGTGAGAATTCCTGCAAGCACCGCGAATCTGGGTCCGGGGTTTGATACGCTTGGTATGGCACTTTCAATGTACTCATGGATTGGAATGAAAGGATCTAAGGAAACGGTCATTCATTTATATGGAAACGAAATGGATGGGATTCCAACAGATAAAAGCAATCTGGTGTACAAGGTTGCCCAGATGGTATTTCGCGAAGCTGGAGTACAGGTACCTGAGCTTGAGATATCCATGTACTCCGATATTCCGCTGACACGGGGCCTGGGCAGCAGCGCATCTGCAATTGTCGGTGCGTTGTTCGCTGCGAATGAATTAATTGGGTCGCCACTTTCGAAAGCAAAGCTCTTTGATATGGCAACAGCCATCGAGGATCATCCTGATAATGTCGGAGCCTCGTTGTTCGGCGGGCTCATTACAGCCATATGGGACGGCCTGCATGCGGACTACATCCGCATGGAACCGCATGAGGAGTTGGAGGTGCTTGTCGTTATTCCGGATTTTCAGCTCTCCACCTCTGAGGCGAGAAAAGGACTTCCTGCACAGATCAGCCGGAAGGACGCGGTATATAATATCAGCAGATCTTCTTTGCTGGTAGCCGCCTTGGCCCAAGGCAGATTGGATTTAATCAGCCGTGCAATGTCTGATCGTCTGCATCAGCCTTACCGTGCAGAGCTCGTCCCTGGTATGGCGGAGATCCTGGAAAATGCTGTTGCCCATGGAGCGCTGGGCATTGCACTTAGCGGTGCGGGTCCAACATTACTGGCCTTGGTGGAACGACAATCACAGCGCAAAAAGGAACTGGAGACTTATCTGCTGAATACGATGAAGGCTGAGGGCATTCGTGCTTCTGCAAGCTGGCTGAGCCCTTCGCGTAAAGGAGCTCTGCTGATCGGCAGCATGCCGTCTGGCTCATTTTTGGAAATGATAAAAGGGGAAGTAAAAGCATGA